Proteins co-encoded in one Brassica oleracea var. oleracea cultivar TO1000 chromosome C4, BOL, whole genome shotgun sequence genomic window:
- the LOC106339434 gene encoding protein CREG1: MELQVRLRQLIIFFFLFLTVLEHASCSRILRIAKPDRHDIAASARWLVSQNIWGVLSTLSIEHDGAPFGNVVSYSDGLPGKGKGVPYFYLTMLDPTTRNALKDSRASFAISESPIGTCKRDPMDPTCSKLTLTGKLLQLDEGSEEDKEAKKALFTKHPEMMDWPEGHEFSVFKLEIMNIFLINWYGGAKSITVDEYLRYKETKVASFL, translated from the exons ATGGAACTTCAAGTTCGACTTCGTCAACTCATCATCTTCTTCTTTCTCTTCTTGACCGTTCTTGAACATGCTTCTTGTTCTCGGATTTTGAGAATCGCCAAGCCTGATAGGCACGATATTGCCGCAAGCGCTCGTTGGCTTGTCTCTCAGAACATTTGGGGTGTTCTCAG CACATTGTCCATTGAGCATGATGGAGCACCTTTCGG GAATGTTGTGTCATATAGTGATGGTCTGCCGGGGAAAGGCAAGGGTGTACCATACTTTTACTTGACAATGCTTGATCCAACCACAAGAAACGCACTGAAAGACTCGAGGGCTTCATTCGCAATCAGTGAATCTCCCATTGGAACTTGCAAAAGAGATCCTATGGACCCTACTTGCTCTAAACTAACTCTCACCGGAAAA TTGTTGCAACTGGATGAAGGATCTGAGGAAGATAAAGAAGCCAAAAAAGCTCTCTTCACAAAGCATCCAGAGATGATGG ATTGGCCTGAGGGACATGAGTTCAGTGTCTTCAAACTGGAGATAATGAATATATTTCTGATAAACTGGTATGGTGGAGCTAAATCCATCACTGTAGATGAATACCTTCGTTACAAGGA GACCAAAGTCGCTTCCTTTTTATGA
- the LOC106337594 gene encoding ferredoxin-thioredoxin reductase catalytic chain, chloroplastic, with the protein MNPQAVSCSCFGFVSAPLVSPRTSRFVIQAKSEPSEKSVEIMRKFSEQYARRSGTYFCVDKGVTSVVIKGLAEHKDSYGAPLCPCRHYDDKAAEVGQGFWNCPCVPMRERKECHCMLFLTPDNDFAGKDQTITSDEIKETTAHM; encoded by the exons ATGAATCCCCAAGCTGTTTCGTGTAGCTGCTTCGGCTTCGTGTCTGCTCCACTTGTCTCTCCCAGAACTTCGCGATTTGTAATCCAAGCCAAAT CGGAACCATCGGAGAAATCAGTGGAGATTATGAGGAAGTTCTCGGAGCAGTACGCTCGTCGCTCAGGGACTTACTTCTGTGTTGACAAAGGTGTTACTTCGGTCGTCATCAAG GGTTTGGCTGAGCATAAAGATTCGTATGGTGCACCGCTTTGTCCTTGCAG ACATTATGATGATAAAGCTGCTGAGGTTGGACAGGGCTTTTGGAACTGTCCTTGTGTTCCTATGAGAGAGAG GAAGGAGTGCCATTGTATGCTTTTCTTAACTCCTGACAATGATTTCGCCGGGAAGGATCAG ACTATTACGTCAGATGAAATCAAAGAAACAACAGCTCACATGTGA